The Oncorhynchus keta strain PuntledgeMale-10-30-2019 unplaced genomic scaffold, Oket_V2 Un_contig_3932_pilon_pilon, whole genome shotgun sequence genome segment TACCTACCCAGTTAAAACGTTTCCCCCTGCTGAACATGACTTTTCAACCAGAAAAAGATGATGTCTACAACCCAATTTTGAGAGCTGGGAATTTACCTTCCATGATATATAGTGTGGTTTATTCACATTCCATATTCCACGAATTAAATGATATTTCAAAATCCTAATTTCAGTTTAGCACTGATGTTCAGTTTCATGTCTCTTTTCCAGGAGAACGTGTCTCTGATAAAGGAGATCAATGATCTGAGGCGGGAGCTGCGTCTGGTGAGGACTCAGGTCCACGACAATAAGAGCCAATCAAGCATCAGCAAAAAGAAACTGAGCTCCTCAGACCTCACTGGTGACTggaccctcacacactaacaatatCTGATATTCACTATAACCCAGATAACAGTTTGACCTGAGAGTTGATCTGTTTCTACTTGTTTTATCGGTTCATCCTGCGTTCACACTTCTGACCTTTATTTGACCTTTTTGTTCTGTCTTCAATAATGGAATCCTTTTTTGAAAAAACATTCTGCAAACTTTGGTGCAAACGCCTAGCTAGTAAATTAGTCCCCTGTTCATCTTCAATAGTTTTGAACTCGTTCTTGTTTCTATGTAGTGATGGAACAACTTCCCATGCATTCTAaaattgaaaaaataaataataataaatgaacATTAATGCAAGAAAAAGCATGATATGACCCTCTTGACCACTCACCGTAGTGTAAACCTCTGACCTCTGTGTCCCCATAgcgctgacctctgacctctgtatCCCCATAGCGCTGACCTCTGTATCCCATagcactgacctctgacctctgtatCCCTATAGCGCTGACCTCTGTATCCCATAgcactgacctctgacctttgtGTCCCCATAGCGCTGACATCTGTATCCCATAGCACTGACCTCTGTATCCCTATAGCGCTGACCTCTGTATCCCATagcactgacctctgacctctgtatCCCCATAGCGCTGACCTCTGTGGAGGGGAGGGGTTTAGTGGCGAGGCTGAATTTCGAGGAGGAAGCGGAGCGTATCATCCAGCTGCAGCGCATGGAGATCCAGAGGCTGAAGATGCAGATGCAGGGCCAGAGCCACTCCCTAATACCCCCCTCTAGCAGCACCAAGCTGCCTGTACTCACCACTTGAtcctgggggaggagaggaggaggaggggggttgtGATGGTTACACGAGTTAAGAGTTATTGGTTAAAAGTTATTGTTTTTCTTTAAAATCATTTAGCAGagtttgattgagcttgcctggcacaaTGGAGTAAGTAGAACAGACCATAAACGTGCAAATCCAGCATTCCTGGTTGGCTCAATCAAACGCTGAGCGAAAATAAATactgtttgaacccaggtctgattaGGAACTCAGTTTTAATGGAATGAACCTGACATTGGTGGACATGAGCAGTAGATTTGGTATATACCCAATAAACTGTAGAGATACATGTACTGATTATACATGGAGGTAGTCGAGCTGAGggcatctagcctggtcccagatctgtttgtgctgatTTGCATGACAACGATCATAGGAGTTGGCTAtgcagcacaaactgatctgggaccaagcTAGAAGCAACCTGCAGAAACACAGGGCCAGGGATTGATCAGGTGTCTGCCCACAATATCTATCACATAGTCACACTGAGTGAAGCATTGAAAACACCATTTCAACAGTCAAATACGAGCAGTGTATTTATATTATATAGTCGGGCAATAAGAAGCTATTTGTGTTATGTGTGATGTAAATAAAGATTTTAAAATGTTCCTGAAATATGTGTGCGGATGTGTTACacatttgaatttttttttttttttaacctttatttaaccaggcaagtcagttaagatacTTATATGACGGcctcagtgggttaactgcctgttcaggtttgtaccttgtcagctcggggtttgaaccgcaaccttccggttactagaacacgctgccgccccatgtggAGAGGTAGGGGCCTAGTGGAAGGTAGGTACTAGGTTTTGTACCTTGTTAGTGGTGTAGGTAGAGTGGTTAGAGAGGTAGCTCGGTGGAGGTGgttgaggtagcctagtggttagagaggtagagaggtagcctagtggttagagaggtaggtagctagtggttagtggttagagaggtaggtagccttagcctagtggttagagaggttactagcctagtggttagagaggtaggtagccgtaggtagcctagtggttaaccactagtggttagagaagtaggtag includes the following:
- the LOC127924301 gene encoding cilia- and flagella-associated protein 57; this encodes MKENVSLIKEINDLRRELRLVRTQVHDNKSQSSISKKKLSSSDLTALTSVEGRGLVARLNFEEEAERIIQLQRMEIQRLKMQMQGQSHSLIPPSSSTKLPVLTT